In one Alphaproteobacteria bacterium genomic region, the following are encoded:
- a CDS encoding phosphoenolpyruvate hydrolase family protein: MPDNEFMDYLTWPVEWRSRKSGAGLFHAVATPVPALLAEGLPAEVGLLLPNRNSQPVELAIADRLAAGDGARPALGLFMANPFLKLDTVAAACQSASIEWIVNLPSVAQQDSEFGQQLEDVGLDLTGELRRLDALHARGLRTAAVVTDAEGAEKAIAAGAEVLIVLPRVSDFAAGFPSSRQRGTAIQLVRNALASSDWQGSVLGLGDATEAAHPALWPEGVDGLMIRPKAA; this comes from the coding sequence ATGCCTGATAATGAATTCATGGATTACCTGACCTGGCCGGTCGAATGGCGCAGCCGGAAGTCCGGCGCCGGCTTGTTTCACGCGGTCGCAACCCCGGTACCGGCCCTGCTGGCGGAAGGATTGCCGGCGGAAGTCGGGTTGTTGCTGCCCAATCGCAATTCCCAACCTGTGGAACTCGCAATCGCGGATCGGCTGGCGGCGGGGGATGGCGCGCGCCCTGCGCTGGGCCTGTTTATGGCGAACCCCTTCCTGAAGCTCGATACCGTTGCGGCTGCCTGTCAGTCGGCATCGATCGAATGGATCGTCAACTTGCCGAGCGTTGCGCAACAGGACTCGGAGTTCGGTCAGCAGTTGGAGGATGTCGGTCTCGATCTGACCGGCGAGTTGCGACGTCTCGATGCCCTGCACGCACGCGGTCTTCGCACCGCGGCCGTGGTCACGGATGCCGAAGGGGCCGAGAAGGCGATCGCCGCGGGGGCGGAGGTGCTGATCGTTCTGCCGCGTGTCTCGGACTTTGCGGCAGGGTTTCCATCATCCCGTCAGCGGGGGACGGCGATCCAGCTTGTTCGCAATGCGCTGGCGTCATCGGATTGGCAGGGATCCGTCCTTGGTCTCGGCGACGCGACAGAGGCGGCTCATCCGGCGCTGTGGCCGGAAGGCGTGGATGGGTTGATGATCCGGCCCAAAGCCGCCTGA